A stretch of Spirochaeta cellobiosiphila DSM 17781 DNA encodes these proteins:
- a CDS encoding helix-turn-helix transcriptional regulator gives MIWLLSTSNIFSPELIETLHIINGSVAFITAPLACIKIVGFQIKKSSRNLMVFLIIVALFSLITNLYMTNTAIVTITLILRFSGLVFVYSLLLKNRKYIRIDEIKVFYNSMLLSVLVLLVVLFCVIAVRFYNQEIYQSIKRLPMDQIFAITLSSLISLFLIHFFFISDTQPRFERNLDSFKLTPREKEIITLILNGYTSKEASQLLNISQQTVKNHTANVYRKLEINSKLELFQLILDF, from the coding sequence ATGATTTGGCTCCTTTCTACCTCGAATATTTTCTCCCCCGAACTCATAGAGACACTACATATCATAAATGGTTCTGTTGCTTTTATTACCGCACCATTAGCCTGTATAAAAATTGTTGGTTTTCAGATTAAGAAATCAAGCCGGAATTTGATGGTGTTTCTTATAATAGTTGCTTTATTTTCTTTAATTACAAATCTGTATATGACAAATACAGCAATAGTCACCATCACTTTGATTCTTCGTTTTTCAGGTCTGGTCTTTGTCTATTCGTTACTTTTGAAGAATAGAAAGTATATCAGGATAGATGAAATCAAAGTTTTCTATAACTCAATGCTCCTATCTGTATTAGTATTACTAGTAGTACTTTTTTGTGTAATAGCTGTAAGGTTCTATAATCAGGAAATCTACCAATCTATAAAAAGACTCCCTATGGATCAAATATTTGCTATTACCCTCTCCTCTCTTATATCACTCTTTCTTATACATTTCTTCTTTATCTCCGATACACAACCTAGATTTGAACGCAACCTTGATAGTTTTAAATTAACTCCCAGAGAAAAGGAAATTATTACTTTGATTCTCAATGGATACACAAGTAAGGAAGCCTCCCAGTTATTGAATATATCACAGCAAACAGTGAAGAATCATACTGCAAATGTTTATAGGAAATTGGAGATCAACTCAAAACTTGAACTTTTTCAATTGATTTTAGACTTCTAA
- a CDS encoding response regulator transcription factor produces MNGYILLISIICFSIGFSSFALSFFLFEKYKNKNLLLYSVCMGLWSLNVFLIRILDILRLQFWNIDESSSLVTSILSNITWGLFNYFFLLTAHSFAGQKLNRKWWSLLLLSSLFLMVPMDVITMDYKMKSIFIYLQIGIHSIILYKSAFILKTIVVNFTKKNVRSMYNRFINFLLFFFPFFIVDLLPITIKKFQFGLGFYPLFYLLVNLFFLRFISNFVYFPKLAEKRIPYNSNHDNIYSLTKRELEIADLILEGRSYREISEQLIISQETVKTHISNIYKKTNVSNKIELATALAKS; encoded by the coding sequence ATGAATGGATATATACTTTTGATTTCTATAATATGTTTCTCCATTGGTTTTAGTAGTTTTGCTCTATCGTTTTTTCTTTTTGAAAAATATAAGAACAAAAACCTTTTGTTATATTCTGTTTGTATGGGACTCTGGTCTTTAAATGTTTTCCTGATTCGGATTTTAGATATTCTACGGCTTCAATTCTGGAACATTGATGAATCATCATCATTAGTTACTTCAATTCTATCAAATATAACATGGGGGTTATTCAACTATTTTTTTCTTCTGACAGCCCATTCCTTTGCTGGCCAAAAACTTAATAGAAAGTGGTGGTCGCTATTACTCTTATCTTCTCTTTTTCTTATGGTTCCCATGGATGTCATTACAATGGATTATAAAATGAAATCCATATTTATATATTTGCAGATTGGTATACACTCAATCATCCTTTACAAATCAGCGTTCATATTGAAAACTATAGTTGTTAATTTTACAAAGAAGAATGTTCGATCTATGTATAATAGGTTTATTAATTTTTTATTGTTTTTTTTCCCTTTCTTTATCGTTGACCTGTTGCCAATAACCATTAAAAAATTCCAGTTTGGTTTAGGCTTTTATCCTTTATTCTATTTACTTGTTAACCTATTCTTTTTAAGATTTATCAGTAATTTTGTGTATTTTCCAAAGCTGGCCGAGAAGAGAATTCCATATAACTCTAACCATGATAATATTTATTCATTAACAAAAAGAGAGTTAGAGATTGCTGATCTGATTTTAGAAGGTAGAAGTTATCGAGAAATTTCAGAGCAACTCATAATATCTCAAGAAACAGTTAAAACACATATAAGCAACATATATAAAAAAACTAATGTATCGAATAAAATCGAGCTCGCCACCGCTTTAGCAAAATCTTAA